The window TCGATTACGATGTTCTTCTTAGACTTTCCCGCTATCTCCAGGTGCGGTTTTGACCCTGCTGCCACCGCAGTCGTACAGCACATCCTTGCCTTGTCCATGTTGGTCAGCAACACGCCGACTTGGTGCCCGATCTGTCCGACATTTGCAGCGCCATCACAAACCCATATTATGTTCTCGTGTTCCGCTACCTTGTAGCAGAGCTCCAGGATTTTTGGGCTGACGGCCTTACCGTCTGAATGTGTTGCCATCTCAATCACTTCTTCATCTGCCGCATCTTGACGTACCCTATCCTACCGATGTTTTCCGCGATCGTCCTCATGCGTTCTGTGGGTATACCTATTATCAGGCCTTCGTCGGCATACTCCAGCCCTATCTGCTTGGCAGCCATCCGGGCGGATTCGCATGCGATCGAGACGTTGATGTCGCCTAAATAAGGCCTCACCGTGAGCGCACCGCAGACTTGCCTGGGGGCTGACATCGTGCTGCTTACCCATCCTCCCTTCCTGAAGATTGCAGCATGGATCAGCTCGAGGACTCTACGCGGGCTCGCTTCCACCAGAACAACATCAGGATCCATAGGCGTCATCCCAAGAGGGGCCAGCAATGTCGCATAGACGCTCCCCGCTTCCAAGGCAGGCGACTCCACAACTGTCCTGGTAGCTGCCCTGAGGGACTCGAATGAGGACTTGTTTACGTAAAACTCGCCCGTCCTCTCGTCTTCAGGGATCCCTCCTAGGCCAAGGGCGGCCGCTCCCCTCTTGCAACCATGCATCCCTTCGCGCGCAAAGAAGACATTACCGTTCATGGCATGCTTGACCATGGCGCAGTAAAACATAGGCTTTTCGAGCTCTGGCACGCCCTTCGGTAAGTCTATGGGCCTGCGTATTATGCTAACTGCTACTGGGGGGAATTTTAATCCCAGTGTCTCGGTCAATACCTTCTGCATCTCTAAATAATTCTGGTTCATATTAACCGCTTACTTCTTTCTTTAAGCTTATAAATGCATCGTCGTATTACGATAAATCGATTATTACCCTGTTTACTATCGCTACTTATCTTATCTCTATCCAGATTGCGTTTTTAATGGTCAATATCGCAGCCGTCTTTTCCAGAAAAGAGGACCAAAATTGGTTGTCACTTTCTCATAGACGGGTTCAGAAGGCTGGCAAACTTTTCTGTTTGATGGATGTAATCTAATGAGGTCCGGCGCTCTGCAAGAGGCTTTTTTCTTTTATCCCCGCCTAGGTCCAACTCGCCATCACAACCCCACAAGGTACCACGCAGTCAGGCGACATATCTGATGATATAGCTCGTGTGTAAATTGGATTTTTTACAGACAATTCACAAATCTCAACGATGCTTTTTCTCGCGGGAATATTCCTTAATTTTTTACACGTGGTATCAAGGCAATATGACGTTCTAAGCTTGTAGGTTTTTCTGCCGCTACCGTTTTTTAGTCAAATATACTTGATTTCACATCAAAGACAGTCGTCATGTTCCAATCCACTTCTCCTAACAGAGCCGGCCATGACAGTACTAAAGCCAACGCTCACAACATATGTGCTTCCTACATTGACTATCGGAGGTTAAAATTACCGACCGGGCTTTATGCGGTTTCATCACCTTTTGCCAGCGGGGCCCGTCCATTTCAAATTATTATGAGAAAATGTGGAGATTTGCGGGTCTTATCTCCACCGGAATGACGATCCATGCTAGAGTGCGCCCCTCCGTGCAGTTGTACCGACGGAGAAACTATCAACCTGTTAATAAAGGATGGAACTCGCCGTCCGGTGCGCTAAGAATGACAGAAGTCCTGTTGGGAAACCTGTATCTGAAAATAGCACGAGAGAAAAAATCTAAAGGGGTTTTATTTTTCCTTCTTCTCCTCCTTTGAGACCGCTTCCTTTGCACCCCTGCCAAATGCTTTGGTTACGCTGATCCCCTTCTTGAGCCCCTTCCCGATTACCTCGCCTGTCTTCTCAGCCGCTTCCTCGGCCTTACCCTTCTTCTCCTCTGGCATTCTGTACACCTGAAAAATAATCTGTTCTTTGATATAAAAAAGGTATTGCTTTTGGAGCCTGTTGATTCGCCTCTAAAATTCCATCGCCTTTGCGTGCCAGGAAACCCACTCAGGGATGTCCCCGTTGTCGATTATCATCTTGAGGTAGTGTCTTATGGGTTTACCCTCCTTCTTGCTCCAGTTTTGGGACCTCCTGATAGACCACCTGAGCGCGTCCTCGACGACCTTCTGCATGAGGGGGTTGCTGCTGAACTTCTCTGACCAGTACTCCTTTGTGCCCCCGATCTTCCTGGCCATCTCCTCCGGGAGCCCTCTCAAGAGTTCCTGTATTTCGCTCTCTAGCTCATTCATTGCAAAGCATCTTTCTATCATCCTTTTGGTGGCGTCAGAAAAATGCAAACTTTGGTCGCGCCTCCGCCTCAAAAACTTCCACTTTTTGATATATAAATATATACGATCTATAATGATAAATTACAATTTTGTAAAGCATGCATTGCAATTTTGGCGTATCGAATATGCAGGTGTGGAAAAGCACAACATTAAAAAGTCAAAAACAAAAAATCCAAACTAATCTTAATGCAGTTCAGAAGGTCTTTTTACCGCCTTCTTGGGCCCCTGCGCTTAGCGTAGCAGTCCCTACAATACACAGGCCTAGTCCCGTCCGGCTTGAAAGGAACTTCGCATTCCTGGCCGCACTCGGAACAGACTGCCTTGTGCATCTCTCTACTTGCCATTTCTTTCACTCCTATTTTATTTGATGCAAATTTCTTTGCACAAGCCATCCAACATAAGATCTGCTATTAAGCCTTTCTATCAGCCACTACCGAAAAGTCTGACGCGCAATTAACTGCCCGATTAACCGAGCCATCCAAAATCAGTCGGGTAAGTTCTCGTCATCCCGAAGTCCGAGACTCTCCTTCATCAATGGTCGAGCTCGTCACTCGACCTCAAGAATTCTTACGCCCCTCGGCTAATAAAGCTTGAGATGGTAAATCAGCGCCTCTAGGCCACGCTCTGACGGCGCAGCCTTGTAGCCCTTCATTATCTCGGAAAGCCTTTTCCTGTCCCATTCGATGTGGGCACCCAGCATCCTAGAGATGCTGTCCTTGAAGAGGAGGTAGCCGACCACAGAATTGAGGTTCCTGCACCTCCTCGACCTGCTCGCGCTCTCGAAATCGATTATCCTCGCCCCCCCGCTCTTATCGATTATTATGTGCTTCTTGGCATCCGAGAGCTCTCCGTGGTCCAGGCCATGGGCGTCCAAGGAGTGGCACTGCATCAGTATGTCCAGCACGGCGCGCCTGACAGCCTCTCTCCGTGGCGCCTCCTCAAGCCACCGCGGGAGAACCTTCCCTTGGATATGCTCCATGGCTATCACGTTCCTCGTAGAGCCGAAAATCTTCGGACCTACCCCAAACGAGTTTGCGTACTCGAGGTTAGCCCCCTCCCCCTCCAGGCTCTCCCTGGACGAGTCGCTCCTTCTAATCTTCACCGCGACCTCTCGGCCCCCAATTACGCCGAGGCAGACAATTGCGGTGCAGCCCTTCCCAATGATCCTGACTTCGCCCACCTCCAGCCCTCCGGCCAGGACGATCCCTTCCACCTGTAGCGCCTTCAGTTCCCCGAGCACTGCTTGATAGTGCGCATCAGAGAAGTGGGGGTATGAGAAGATTGCCTTGAGTCTGCCGTCCTCGATGGGCAGGGCTACCGTTCCAGCCATAGCGGTCTCTTCCTTAGGAAAATGAATATCTCGCGCATGAGCCCAGGCCTATCCTCGGAACGCCCAATAAGTTCCCCAGCCGAAATTATGCTGAAACTGCGCCTTATCTCGGCGGCAATGTCGGGGCTCAGTTTCATCTTCGGCAGGCTCTCCTCCAGCAGCTCCCTTGCGTCGACCCCTTCTCTCCTCCTGATTATGTGCCACCTCTCCCCCGCAATGAATGGGCCCGCGATCATCTTCCGGCTCTTTAGGTGCTTTTCCAGAAACCTTTCCTCATCCTCGGGGAAGACGACGGACGGGCCAAGGTGGAGTTCTGCTTCTGGCAACCTCCCGCTCTCCAACTCGAGCATGAAGACAACCTTCTCCCTCTCGTCCGACCAGGCCGTCGAGTCAAAGATCCGGAACCCCTTCTCCCTGAGGAAACCCACAATCTTCGAGAGGCTGTGGTAGACTTCCCCCCAGAGCACGTCCGAAGGTAAGCTGGGACAGGCCGTCTCTATCGCCATTACCTCCGTCGCCCTGCCCTTCAGCATGCGCTTCAATTCGCCGATCCCGATCTGATCAGTCCTAGGAAAGAAGAAAGCCAGTGAGGGCTTTTTGATGAAGTGCCTTGACGCCGAGATGAAGGTCACGAGGGCACGGGGGGTCACCGCTGCCGCGGCATTCCTGCCCCTGTCCACCGGGTCTACAACTACCAATGGTGAATCGAACGCCTCGAGAGCAGAACCATGGCTATAGTGCCCCTCTATGTCGATGACCTCCCCCAGCCCCCAAGCCGACGCAACCCTTAGCGTCTCCTCAAAGCTCCCGTACCTTATTATGATCAGCTCGCAGAGGTAACCGGAGAAGCCCCCGACCTTCAGCTCCGCCCCATAGACCCCGATCCCTTTCATGAACTGCTTCAGGACCCTCACTTCGTCCTTGCCCGCCTCCGAGAGCCTCTCCTTCACATATACGGTGTGAAGCGGGGTTCTGTCGACCGCCGTCATCACCTTTTTTCCGGGAACGAGCTCCCCACTCGGGACTATGTCCATCTTGCAGCCGAGCACCTCCGCCTCGACATAGGGGTGCTCTGCGTAACCAGTCTTCCACTTCTCCCCCGCCCCTGCCTTTGCGAGCTCCATCCCTGCGCCCGTTATGACCTCCCTATTTGTTTCTTGGGGGAATATGATGAAGAGATCAACGTCCCTATCCGTCGAGATCCACGTGTCCTTGGCGATTGATCCTTCCACCTCGACCCTGACATTCAGCCCCTTAGCCCTCGCAGCCTCGAGTATCCTTCCCCTGACAACTTCTACTGCCTTGATGACCCCTTCCCAGTCCTCCTTTGTCGGTCTGATCCTGCTCAGGACCTCGGACTTGATGGATGCG is drawn from Candidatus Methanosuratincola sp. and contains these coding sequences:
- a CDS encoding putative zinc-binding protein — its product is MATHSDGKAVSPKILELCYKVAEHENIIWVCDGAANVGQIGHQVGVLLTNMDKARMCCTTAVAAGSKPHLEIAGKSKKNIVIDGCGNRCASKVLEKAGVKIGYSIEISKYLQKVPTLDIYDADVKRIAEIVRKEADL
- a CDS encoding DUF169 domain-containing protein — its product is MNQNYLEMQKVLTETLGLKFPPVAVSIIRRPIDLPKGVPELEKPMFYCAMVKHAMNGNVFFAREGMHGCKRGAAALGLGGIPEDERTGEFYVNKSSFESLRAATRTVVESPALEAGSVYATLLAPLGMTPMDPDVVLVEASPRRVLELIHAAIFRKGGWVSSTMSAPRQVCGALTVRPYLGDINVSIACESARMAAKQIGLEYADEGLIIGIPTERMRTIAENIGRIGYVKMRQMKK
- a CDS encoding CxxC-x17-CxxC domain-containing protein, translated to MASREMHKAVCSECGQECEVPFKPDGTRPVYCRDCYAKRRGPRRR
- the cca gene encoding CCA tRNA nucleotidyltransferase; the encoded protein is MNDGQEIASIKSEVLSRIRPTKEDWEGVIKAVEVVRGRILEAARAKGLNVRVEVEGSIAKDTWISTDRDVDLFIIFPQETNREVITGAGMELAKAGAGEKWKTGYAEHPYVEAEVLGCKMDIVPSGELVPGKKVMTAVDRTPLHTVYVKERLSEAGKDEVRVLKQFMKGIGVYGAELKVGGFSGYLCELIIIRYGSFEETLRVASAWGLGEVIDIEGHYSHGSALEAFDSPLVVVDPVDRGRNAAAAVTPRALVTFISASRHFIKKPSLAFFFPRTDQIGIGELKRMLKGRATEVMAIETACPSLPSDVLWGEVYHSLSKIVGFLREKGFRIFDSTAWSDEREKVVFMLELESGRLPEAELHLGPSVVFPEDEERFLEKHLKSRKMIAGPFIAGERWHIIRRREGVDARELLEESLPKMKLSPDIAAEIRRSFSIISAGELIGRSEDRPGLMREIFIFLRKRPLWLER